One Lachancea thermotolerans CBS 6340 chromosome B complete sequence genomic window, ACGTATTGGTATTTTGATAATTGGAGTTAGCGACAGGTGTCAGCGGCTCTTTATATCGTAGCACTATCTATAAGGGTTCAAGCAAGGATTTTCAATTGTGACTCCCTAGAATTTGGCGGTCATACAAAGAGATAAGTGCCCATTGTTTGATTATTAGCAAGCAAGTAACTTGGGGCGAATATTCGAGGGAAGGGCACTATGAGTGAATTCTACTGGTAAAAAGTTTTGGGAAAGTTCTAAGCTGATAAGATATAGAAGCACCCACAAGGACGTTTCAACTGGTATCTCAAGTTTAGTGGAGTTGGAGCAGCTTGATTTGTTCTAAGGCAGTTAAGTAGAATGGGAAAGCGGTTAGTTCCAAGACAACTCTGGTAACGGGGATATTCACGCACGGGAGGGGATTTTTCGGTCTTTGGTGCTTTCGGAAATCTAAATACCTGTCAGGCAAGAGGACTATCGTTCGTTCACCACAATGAATTGATTGAGTACAGAATATGCTCGTTGGGAATTCCTTGTGTCTAAGATACATATTTGACGCCTGTTGCCATAGCCAAATTTATATTTTTAGCACTTATTGTGACATTGATCAGAAAATATCAAGGCTAATAAGTCTCGCACTTACAGAAGTTAGTAGAGAGTTACATTTCTGAGAAATCGCCTAATATTAACCGGACCCGAATTCAATGCTCTTCTGCTGTAACTGTTCAAAGGACATAAAGTTAAATGTTGGTTTGAATATCATGTGATAGAAGCAACGATGACAGGCTGGTATAAAATGATAGTATTCATGACGCGCATGCCAAACGTAGTTTGATTACGAAACCTCTGGGTCTCTCAGTAGCAAAGTATTGTAAAACGCTAGCATATAACGGTTCAGAGATACAGCAGTGGAACTCACGTAAAAATTCGACCGATAGCTTAGAACTCCCGCGACACGAAAGACGCATCATGTGTGAGGtaagaagttttggaatAGGGTAATACCACACATTCACAGCGGCGGCATGAATGGCTGGCAAAAGAGCTCCTAAAAAGAATCGGAAGATTGGACTAGTATACAATACATGGATATTTTtattgaggcgagtctgggtcattggtcgaaagggtcttAAATTACTTGGCTAGTgtttccattatgatctGattaaactacttcgtggacgatggtactaaatatctcccccctctttcttcagtccaagatttacgtcttgcaaaccaaagaaattatCCGGATTTACACAAAATTactgggacgtggctgagtcataatcataaggtgataatcgtactggtggtaccactccttaccttctccaagccactgtgttctgatctggactatgaacggttaATGTGAACCTTCTATGTGACTtagttgggtatccgtcgtatttatgatatgtccatgtgtcatatcatttcataccaatgtgtcattatgcaacttggcactatcacacaccaacgaaccgatcacaatctgacagtttttttcttctaaAAACGTGCCATGAGACGCATCCACAGATGTTAACCCCAACTCATTGATCGGGACTCTTCTGAAAGCCCCAGAAAAGGGAAAGGCCTTCTCAATCAAATGGCTAAGATTGCAAAAACGACAAGCCTGACTCTTTGCCTTGATACTCATTCACCCTTTCAATTTGGAAGAGTCTCATGACAGCGACCATGGGTCTCGAGGTGGTGTTTCGCATTATTATATAGTTCGTATGAGAGTACATCATAATTTGTGTTTCCGGACGCGCCAGCTTCCCCGCCAACCTGTGTTTCCAGTCACCTGATTCTATGCAGTGTTTCAGTTTTCACGACTAGAAAAGTCACGCGATCACCAATAAAGTGAAGGTATGTAGAATTTAATGCAGCGACGGGGGTGCAAAGTTATCACTTGCATAGGTCATGAATGATCTGCCCTAACAAGTAAACCTTGAACCTAGAATGCAAGCGATTAGAACCGTAGACATACATCTACGCATCCGTCGGAGTTCAATATAGAAGTGGGAACAGAACCTTGAAACTCCACAAGGATAGCCGCAGGGCGCATAACTTGTATGTTCGATCTCCCAGAAACAATTCCGCTATACTGAAGCTCCAGAAATCAGATATACATCTCAACAGCTCGAGACCCCGCAGACGACCCCTCTCACGCGTTTATAGCATGTGAAGAGGTGAGCGTTAACATCATACGAGCGCGCCATATGCCAACTGTGAAGCTACACTCAATGGGACCGTGTCACAGGTATTACACTCGCGCAAAACGCTCAACGAATACCTAGACGGTGACCCGATAGCCAAGTAACTGGCCAACGAGGACAAAATTCCCTCCGATTCGTTACTGGTGATGCCCTGGTGAATTGTTATATAAGTTAGAGCCCGAAAGCTCTGAGTGCTCTCGAACAGCCGCAAATGATCAGGGCACGTGACATAGAGGCATCTCGGTATTTGAACCCCGCACGCGCACATGGAAAAAATATCAGATCGCTTCGCGGCTATTCATGGGTTTCTCATAAAGACAGACAGGGATGGCACTAAACGGATCACGTGCCCGAATATCAGCTCTCTCAAACCTACCAAGAAGGAAGTGCAGCGGATTCTCGAGTtgaagctgcagaaccTGGCGGTTTATTTGGGGATGAAAGAGGATCTCATCTACGTGGACTGCCCactgctttttgagactGTAACGAGCGAGCAGAGATATTTTTACAGTACTGAAGATGGCATGAAAGCGGTCAGGTCGGGCAGAACCAACAGTGCGAATACACGGCGCTCTATCGAGTACCGCGTTCTGCCAATAACGCTCCCTAACAAGACTAGAAAGTACCTCTGCCAGACTGGCAAAAAGCTGCCTGAGATGCCATTAGAGCACGAGATCGCGACCCTGCACCAGGAGAGCGAAGCCAAAACCGCGACTGTGCCCCAGGCTAGTGAAGATTTGGACGTATTTCACACGCTTCACTGTGACAAGCTGGTCTTTACTAACCGCGACCGCCGCCTCTTCCGGTCTTTCGCCATGGATCGAACGTTGTATGAGGTAGAAAGTGTTGCAATCTTAAAGCATTGTCATAGAGAAGCCATTTCTAAAACCACCAAGACAAACTCCTTTGGCGAACCTCTAGTGACAAAATATAAATTAGAGACTCTAGAGATACATGGGAAGCACGCAGGTGTTCTGCTCTTTCTTATTGCGAATCTGCACCAGTTATCATTGGGGCAACAAGTGGAGCGGCCAACAGTGGACAGCGAGCTTTTGCTGGACAGAATCGGAGAGCTGCACAACactgaagcaaaagcagcGCACCtacagcagcttctttacATTGtactcaaagaagagaggtACATGGATCTTGCAAATTTGTTCACGCGTCTGTTGCTCTTCAGGCTAAGCGCACACTTTGATATAAGAAAAGATTTAGAAGTCGAGGAGATGGAAACTGTGCGCGAGCGTATGTCTGCAACGGGAGTGTGGATCAAGTGTGTGATAATTTCGGAAAAGAGTGAAGACCAGttgaatattttccaaGAGGAGAGCCACAATATATGGAGCAAATTCACGACCCTATATCACAAAGTTGCAAAAGAAAGTGACCAAACGATGACTATGAACATAAACCGCGTGCCTCCTGACTGTATAAGGGTATATGGAAAAACGTTTGGAAGAGAATACatcaagagcttttacAGCGACATGCAATATGAGTTCGACCAGCAATGGAGCAAGCTCGACAGGGTCTTGACAATGACGCCGGTAGAATCAACTGGAAAAATGCTCCTGGAAAATTACAGAATTCCGTGGGCAGGCCATGGCTACCGCGCGAATTTCTCATTAAAAGATATGTTTCCACAGTGGATACATGATCAAGTGTCACCAAGCATGAGGCAGCCGCTTACCCAGCTTGATAAAAGAGAGGTGCTCGGCGCCATTGATAAGATGACAGTGGCTTTAATGTGGATGATCTGGTTAGCAGCGGGTGTGCCCTACACCTTTTCAGAGCTACAGGTTTTGGCATGCGGTGGCGACCAGCAGAACATATATGTGGACAGTGAGCGACGATGTGTCCAAATAAtcacaagaagcttcaagaaagggaacttgaaagaagacttcaaatGGTTGGATAAGCGAACATCATACTATCTGGTGTACTACGTAACTGTGCTGCGGAAGACTCAGATATCGGTGCTAGGCGAGAACTACGAGGCCTTCGAACCTCCAAAGGAAGGTGAAGTTGATCTGGAGGGCATATGGGAGCACATTGAGGGCAAATGCAATatgagcaagaaagaggcGTCGGCACTTATCATGGACCAATATTTGTTTTTAGACGCTAAACTAGGCCAGCTTATGAGTAGGAGGCGGTTTCTTAAGCCCAGCGAGGAACACCCCAATTATGTTGCATCTCCCGAGAGATTGAGTTTTAAGCAGCTAAAATTCGGCAGGATGGGGTTGCTACGGCAGTATCTAGCCTCATCCCTCAATGACTCAAAGCCCGTCAAAACAGCGAGAATAGATCTAGCCATGTGTCGCTTTGCTGCTTCAAGCGCGCGGGACTACATGGATGAACTGGGTGACTCAGAAGACGTGGATGACCCAGATGCCATGGGCGATTTGGAAGTTTTGGAGGAGTCCATGTGGCAGTGCGAACAATCAGAAAGATTTATGACGCGGACATGGCACGAGGAAATCGCAAAGCAATGGATACGATGGGTGGGTctcgatgaagaggaagaaataCATCATCCGCTAACTTACAGTGTTGGCGAAATAGTTTTGCAGAAAGAAGCACTATGCCCAGATGATCTTGTTCATGCAGGTCGAGAGCTCTATGGGAAAAGCTTTACCTTCCGCAATTCGGATCAGTACTTGGCATGCGTGAATGCTTACCTGTCAAATAAGAAGATTATTGCAGTACAAGCACCCCCGGGACTCGGCAAGACATTAGTTTTCCAGCTGCCACTGATGTGCTATACCATGAGGAAACTTTCCCTTGTGTCATTTGTGTTTGTCCCTTTCGTAGGTCTACTTGCCGGGACGATGTGTCGGCTCGAAGCAAGTGGCAACCTGCGTGTAGGTagtgttgaaaagcttctcaacGAGACTCgttgcaaagaaaactcACTGCTGGACGTTTACGTGGGCACCTTCAATGACGCAGCCGCCGAGGACTTTATAAAGATGATaaatttttggagtttACTGTACCCAGAGAAAAAACTTGGTCTACTTGCATTCGAcgagtttcaaaatctaTACGACGAGAAAAGTCACAGTGAGGTTTCATTTCCGTCTCT contains:
- a CDS encoding KLTH0B10428p (no similarity); translated protein: MEKISDRFAAIHGFLIKTDRDGTKRITCPNISSLKPTKKEVQRILELKLQNLAVYLGMKEDLIYVDCPLLFETVTSEQRYFYSTEDGMKAVRSGRTNSANTRRSIEYRVLPITLPNKTRKYLCQTGKKLPEMPLEHEIATLHQESEAKTATVPQASEDLDVFHTLHCDKLVFTNRDRRLFRSFAMDRTLYEVESVAILKHCHREAISKTTKTNSFGEPLVTKYKLETLEIHGKHAGVLLFLIANLHQLSLGQQVERPTVDSELLLDRIGELHNTEAKAAHLQQLLYIVLKEERYMDLANLFTRLLLFRLSAHFDIRKDLEVEEMETVRERMSATGVWIKCVIISEKSEDQLNIFQEESHNIWSKFTTLYHKVAKESDQTMTMNINRVPPDCIRVYGKTFGREYIKSFYSDMQYEFDQQWSKLDRVLTMTPVESTGKMLLENYRIPWAGHGYRANFSLKDMFPQWIHDQVSPSMRQPLTQLDKREVLGAIDKMTVALMWMIWLAAGVPYTFSELQVLACGGDQQNIYVDSERRCVQIITRSFKKGNLKEDFKWLDKRTSYYLVYYVTVLRKTQISVLGENYEAFEPPKEGEVDLEGIWEHIEGKCNMSKKEASALIMDQYLFLDAKLGQLMSRRRFLKPSEEHPNYVASPERLSFKQLKFGRMGLLRQYLASSLNDSKPVKTARIDLAMCRFAASSARDYMDELGDSEDVDDPDAMGDLEVLEESMWQCEQSERFMTRTWHEEIAKQWIRWVGLDEEEEIHHPLTYSVGEIVLQKEALCPDDLVHAGRELYGKSFTFRNSDQYLACVNAYLSNKKIIAVQAPPGLGKTLVFQLPLMCYTMRKLSLVSFVFVPFVGLLAGTMCRLEASGNLRVGSVEKLLNETRCKENSLLDVYVGTFNDAAAEDFIKMINFWSLLYPEKKLGLLAFDEFQNLYDEKSHSEVSFPSLKRVQFGRFRRIILTSATCEQGSAQGALQELGFRGREGTNFTWERSQAGRSVDVPIFLRNYVQEPAVMHVYKHALRMRGNGVGQVKQFLRSLFAYDPDAKAALVVGENVATTELFTEVSQEFSAAYVHSDLTTEEKLKRVQSFIKDKSLQLLIGTKQVVEGLDIEGLRMVILLDYYPRVAEYIQCVGRVRGSGTCIALWQDPPPQVENDQPRVDYDKCFTSQICKYYELPQRVHAGCCGSFESVTEEAKSLFHRVVLEEEVNDVCSQKTTRDEDSEQGRERKIARTDVIASADDSNEVSGVNKRPQDDTAITKA